AATGACCTTATTCTGTCCTCtgggggaggggtgggggggttaATTTATGCTACAGAGGATCCAGCAAATAACACACACTTTCATCTCCTGTCGTCAAACACTCATTTCACTCTTTGGTTCTGTTTGACAAGGCCTTTATTATTGATTTACTCGTAATGAAAGCGAATACCACACTTGATAATTGCATTCGCTAGAATGTGTCCGTTTCATTTGCCGTCTGAAAAATCTGAAGATGAGAATAAGAAGTTTGATCTCTGTATGAGCCATAAAATGAGTAATGGAAACAATTCTGCTGCTGCCTGAATCAGTCTGTTTAAATGGAGATGTGTCAAACATGGGTGGTAATTCACATTTTTAAGTGTATAATTTAGCCAATAAAGAGTAAAATAGTTAAACAGTCATCTCTTCTTAAGggaataacatttatttttaattcagatTTCTTTCACCTTTAAGTACatgcaataaaaaaatcacttcTTTGCAAAGACCttgaaataaacattaaaatgtgaatGCTTTCTGCATTTTTTTGCTTGTATGATCAGGTAAGCCGTCTCCTGATGCTGGGAGGGGCAAACGTGAATTACCGCACAGAAGTCCTGAACAACGCACCAGTGCTTTGCGTTCAGTGTCACCTCGGTCACCAGGAAATTGTCTCGCTGCTCCTCGAGTTCGGCGCCAGCGTGGATGTTGTTTCGGAAAACGCCATGAGCCCCCTCTGCTTCTCAGCTGCCGCAGGACACTTGGGACAAGTCATGCTGCTCTGTAAAAAGGGGGCTAAGGTGAGGACTTTTCATATTGTGACTACTTGACAACTCTACTGATGTCGTTTTCTTGTGATCATAGACATCTGGTTTCATTTGGCCATCTTTCTGGATATCTGGCTTTTGCATACGCAGGGTTCGTAagggtgcttgaaatccttgaaaaggCTTGAATTTAAATattgtcttttcaaggtttgaaaagtgcttgaatttcagatgtggtgcttaaacGTGCTTGAAACAGTATTTCATTCACCAAAAATAACTGTCTGACCgaatagttttcttatcagatagagaaataaaatgagtcacAAAGTGTAATAGCAAAATTTCTCCGTCTGGGCTGCCTTGCACCTCTGCATGTCAGTCTGTTTGAATgtgtgaccccgcccctcccccGGACATCGGGGATGTGTGCACTAACTTGAcgttgctgttttaatgagtgtttgatggaaaatgACACTGGCGGAATTTGCACTCTCGAGTCACATGACAggtgagtcctagtaaataattttcgaGTATGTGTACATAACACATGCTAATTTTtaaaactattattattattttgctagctatcaaacGTGCTGGAGAAATGCACTGAGTGGGATGCAGTACGGCAGCGCTAGTATAGTAGTTAGTTATGGCATGGTGATTTATGGAATATGCTGTaaacttagctaacattacttacCAGTAGCAGTAATGTGAGTCACTTCACTCAAGTAAAAGCTTTAAACGTTAGTCCGATAATTGACTAGCAACCTTAAGGCTTAAGGAAATAATGGTAATAAGAGGGACTGATCCATATGGGCACAAAGAATAGCCACTTTTTTGTGCTACGAAGTTCCCCtgctttcattcaaaatctgtTTATCGTGAACACCCAAACATTAAACAACTTAAAAAGTATAAATGGCTTCAAGCTCACATTTAATGAATGAATATTTCATACTTTGAGGCTGCCTGTTTATTTAAGGGAGGTGAACAATAGATTATAATTTTACATAATAATATCACAGATGATAGACTAACTAAATAGATTTTACTTAGATGCTTGTGCATTCTGAGTATGTCATCTGTTCAAAGCTTCTCccagtcagtgctgttctccatgcctgtcttactgtacatgatgttattagcacaaacactttaaaagtTACTGTGACTCAAACatagaaaaaaattattttttatttccctcacCTAATATATTAAGTAAGCATTGTGTAGCATATAACACCTTTGAAAATATGCTTCGGTTCACATTTAACTCCAGAAAAtcataaatcaaaatatggatATTACCTGTCCACAGATTCATGGTGATGTAACTTCTCTTTTAACTGTTTggtgtctttgctttgtttggtgtttgtagaaatggtttaaatgagcttttagctgagattcagaggtttctgtggacaCTACTCATGTCGGCACTTATATTTCTGAACTCTTGTTATAACcaattaaacgtgatctcctcccttTTGCCCCCATTTTTGGTGGTGTGGGTACAAATGATCAGGCATGACATTCTCATGATAAATCAGAtaaaatactgcaaataattatttctgtaATTGTGCGATTGACATGAATTGAAAATGTGTGTGCAATGACACCGTTTTAAAGATTTGGCCTAAATAATTCTGGAGTGAATGAGCTTAAACATGATGACCTGACTAGTGACACCGTATCACCTGTGACACAGACGCACGCACGTATGACTTTGCCAGTTTCAGCTGAAacaatttcagtgtttcaaactATGTTCCAGGTTTTTAGTTCACCATTCATGAGGtttgaagaagaaaatgaaagacagatctgaatgtttgaaaatgttttggagAAATTCTGTAAAGATTAAATGAACAATACTCAAAGGATCAATTTAAttggtttattattttgttagataagttgaaaaaaaagttaacaagtaaataaagaaacaaggtaaaatgaagtaagaacaaaaagttaacaagtaaataacgaaacaaggtaaaatgaaaTAAGAACAAAAAGTTAACAAGTAAATAAGGCAAAAAGGTAAAACAAGGTAAGAACCAAAAGTTAACaagtaaataacaaaacaaggttaaatgaagtaagaacaaaaagttaacaagtaaataacgaaacaaggtaaaatgaagtaagaacaaaaagttaaacaaataagtaaataaagaaacaaggtagaggagagaaaaccccaacaatcccctctgagcaagcactaggcgacagtggggaggaaaaactgccttttaacgggcagaaacctccggcagaaccaggctcaggagggggcagtcaactgccgggactggttgggggggtgAACAGAGGTGGAGCAAGACGAGGCTACATCAGTTGAAGGAGGCAGTATTGTCCCTCCTCTGGAACAAGCGGAagaattttttcttctttttcatggaCTTTTCCACGAGCGCCTTTTTCTCCAGGATGAGGGTTCTCAGCTCATCGATTGTTTCTGCGTTTTGCTTCTCAAGGTTCCTGCATCTTTGCTCCACCTGTTCTAatgttgcttgtttttcttcaagcttGTCCTTgagttctttggatgttgcctCCTGTGTTATCTTTGCCTTGTGCAGGTCTGCATTTCTCAGTTGATCTTCTTTGTGCATGTCTTCTAGCTGCTCATTTCTTTTCTGGATGTCTTGGAGCGtacactgcaggtcttcatgcattttgtcttgtttttgcttttgcgcctgcatttctgtgttttcccGCTTCAAGTTGTTGAATTCCAACAATATCCCCTTAATGAGCTCCGAGTTGTTTTTCGCCATTTGTTCGATCCTTTTCTGCATCTGTGAGCATCGTTTTTCCAGTGTTTCCTTTTCTCCCTCCAGCTCACTTGTTTTGACCTTCAATTCATTACAGAATTCTTGcatcttttgatttttactctcAAAGTCCTTGATGATGCACTTTTCTTCTGTCAGTCTTTCTTGCTGTTGCTCTTTCTCTTGAAGCAGGTCTTTATTTTGGCGCAGTGTTTGATCCAACCTTACTTTCACCATTCTGTAATTTTCCTGCATGCATTGGAGTTCACGCTGCAtgtctttatgctttgtgtccTGGTCTTCCTTCTGCTggaggatttctttatttttttcttcagcttcaTCAAGCTTTCGTTGGAGCAGCTGATTCCTTTGGTCCATGTATTGGAGATCCCACTCCATCTTATCAGTCGTCgctttcttgtcttgaagcTGCTCAGACATTTGTTTAAGTTCAGcgctcttctgcttgttttctttgatCAAGAATACAATCTGCTCTCTGGCTTGAGCAAACTTGATC
This DNA window, taken from Oreochromis niloticus isolate F11D_XX linkage group LG16, O_niloticus_UMD_NMBU, whole genome shotgun sequence, encodes the following:
- the LOC106098515 gene encoding tropomyosin-2-like; the encoded protein is MYTNANMYPRLRQPRQKDYAASPSCRGRPTSPNGLLSTQSPLQESRNENNHLQIKIQQIEEEKLHLEKKCLQMEAQNKHLEETLQCQPDINIINEGWGIKFAQAREQIVFLIKENKQKSAELKQMSEQLQDKKATTDKMEWDLQYMDQRNQLLQRKLDEAEEKNKEILQQKEDQDTKHKDMQRELQCMQENYRMVKVRLDQTLRQNKDLLQEKEQQQERLTEEKCIIKDFESKNQKMQEFCNELKVKTSELEGEKETLEKRCSQMQKRIEQMAKNNSELIKGILLEFNNLKRENTEMQAQKQKQDKMHEDLQCTLQDIQKRNEQLEDMHKEDQLRNADLHKAKITQEATSKELKDKLEEKQATLEQVEQRCRNLEKQNAETIDELRTLILEKKALVEKSMKKKKKFFRLFQRRDNTASFN